A single region of the Gephyromycinifex aptenodytis genome encodes:
- a CDS encoding MFS transporter, producing MALTRAGMRRYLADTAPLANPHFRRLWTANIATVIGAQVSIVAVPAQIYATTGSSAYVGLTGAFGLVPLVVFGLWGGALADVADRRTVLLITTWGLILTSVAFWAQAAMGSHNVWLLLGIFAVQQAFFAVNQPTRTAVLPKLLPAAQLPAANSLSMTLFGAGAVAGPLVGGALIPVLGFSWLYLLHTITLFPTLWAVWKLPPLTVQGAVGRPGLRSVIAGFSYLRGHPVLLMSFGVDLIAMFFGMPRALYPEIAHDSFGGPISGGLAFAILFAAMPAGVLLGGVFSGWVSRVRRHGLAVIVAILVWGLSVSAFGLAVVGATGPNGRLLALAAAALAVGGAADMASSAFRQSMLQSAAEDDVRGRLQGVFVVVVAGGPRLADVAHGAAAQVWGASATVIGGGVLVVVGVLAAAALVPAFVRYRV from the coding sequence ATGGCGTTGACGCGCGCCGGAATGCGCCGGTACCTGGCTGACACTGCACCGCTGGCAAACCCGCATTTCCGGCGGCTGTGGACTGCCAACATCGCCACGGTGATCGGCGCGCAAGTGAGCATCGTGGCGGTGCCCGCCCAGATCTACGCCACGACCGGGTCTTCGGCCTATGTCGGGTTGACCGGCGCTTTCGGCCTGGTCCCGCTCGTCGTCTTCGGGCTGTGGGGTGGGGCACTGGCTGATGTCGCGGACCGCCGTACCGTCCTGCTGATCACGACGTGGGGTCTGATCCTGACCAGTGTCGCGTTCTGGGCGCAGGCCGCCATGGGTTCGCACAATGTGTGGCTGCTGCTGGGTATCTTCGCGGTGCAGCAGGCCTTCTTCGCCGTCAACCAGCCGACCCGCACCGCCGTGCTGCCCAAGCTCCTACCGGCCGCGCAGTTGCCGGCCGCGAACTCGCTGTCGATGACGCTGTTCGGGGCGGGTGCCGTTGCCGGGCCGCTCGTGGGCGGCGCGTTGATTCCGGTGCTCGGCTTTTCGTGGCTGTATCTGCTGCACACAATCACGCTCTTTCCGACGCTGTGGGCGGTGTGGAAGTTGCCGCCGCTGACGGTGCAGGGGGCGGTGGGTCGGCCCGGGCTGCGTTCGGTGATAGCCGGGTTCAGTTATCTACGCGGGCATCCGGTGCTGCTCATGTCGTTCGGCGTGGACCTCATCGCGATGTTCTTCGGGATGCCGCGAGCGCTCTACCCCGAGATCGCGCACGACTCCTTCGGTGGCCCGATCAGCGGCGGTTTGGCCTTCGCGATCCTGTTCGCGGCGATGCCAGCGGGGGTGCTGCTGGGCGGAGTGTTCTCCGGCTGGGTTTCTCGGGTGCGCAGGCATGGCCTGGCGGTGATCGTGGCCATCCTTGTGTGGGGGTTGTCAGTGAGCGCGTTCGGGTTGGCGGTGGTGGGGGCAACCGGGCCGAACGGAAGGCTGCTGGCGCTGGCGGCCGCCGCGCTGGCGGTCGGTGGCGCTGCCGACATGGCGTCCTCGGCCTTCCGGCAGAGCATGCTGCAGTCCGCCGCCGAGGATGACGTCCGCGGTCGCCTGCAGGGCGTCTTCGTCGTCGTTGTCGCCGGTGGCCCCAGACTTGCTGACGTCGCACACGGCGCGGCAGCCCAGGTGTGGGGGGCCAGCGCGACCGTCATCGGTGGTGGGGTGCTCGTCGTCGTCGGGGTGCTGGCCGCGGCCGCGCTCGTACCCGCCTTCGTGCGGTATCGCGTCTAA